In Nitrosophilus alvini, the following are encoded in one genomic region:
- a CDS encoding urea transporter gives MAVKKANQTFEILKPYISSVISSYAEVLFIESKKVGLLLLIASFINPNVALSGLLGVLFALFFAALIRMDPDYLESGFYIYNPLLVGMSIGFLFKLTFMSLFLIAVASVLTFLITIILHTLFSIYLIPILSFPFAIVSSIVYLSTLNYSNLFVETLYSHSFLLNSGLNIPVWCEAYFKSLGTILFMPNIWAGIFIFLLIVLHSRIMAIMTIAGFYFGVFVHSQLSGSYIQSLLNPYAFNYILVAVALGSIFLIPGIRSYLLALLGVSISVLLVDATAIFWTLYKIPVFTLPFNITVISFLFVLRLVRFREFAYVIKKTPENSLSYFLLSLFRFKSNEKSIFLPFSGKWSVYQAFDDVWTHQGKWKYAYDFVIRDKDGKTYKNEGLRLDDYYAFKKPVLSPVSGYVVEAADDFPDQPIGEVDNINNWGNYLILSTPSGVYVEISHLAKDSLKVKKGDFVEAGQIIGLCGNSGYSPEPHIHIQVQENMYLGSKTIPFNFVAYLKKDEVCFYQRPLKGDEISSFAADKSLDTRFSFVLESRCSYEVFKDEKKIDEFTLRVAMDRFSGRFFFEDPEKNKLFFAKEYGIFYFYDYTGKDRSYLKKFFMAIPRIALIGKERVKWEDFLTPRIVYEGFKKDFLMFLASICSKPFLYKGVWEKNGDDIKGTINIGNRQISVLTVIDKTHGFDTIKVENLIIRRKK, from the coding sequence TTGGCAGTTAAAAAAGCGAATCAAACTTTTGAAATACTGAAGCCTTATATATCATCTGTAATATCAAGCTATGCAGAAGTTCTGTTTATAGAGAGCAAAAAAGTCGGTCTGCTTTTGTTGATAGCTTCGTTTATAAATCCCAATGTAGCATTGAGCGGTCTTTTGGGTGTTCTTTTCGCTCTTTTTTTTGCGGCACTTATAAGGATGGATCCCGATTATCTTGAAAGCGGTTTTTATATATACAATCCTCTTTTAGTCGGTATGAGTATAGGATTTTTATTTAAACTGACCTTTATGTCTCTGTTTTTGATAGCTGTGGCATCGGTTCTAACTTTTCTTATCACTATCATTTTGCATACACTTTTTTCAATATATCTGATACCGATTCTCTCTTTTCCTTTTGCGATAGTCAGCTCTATTGTTTATCTTTCGACGCTTAATTACTCAAATCTTTTTGTCGAAACGCTTTACAGTCACTCTTTTTTACTGAACTCTGGATTAAATATACCGGTATGGTGTGAAGCCTATTTTAAATCCCTAGGTACTATTTTGTTTATGCCAAATATCTGGGCTGGAATTTTTATCTTTTTACTGATTGTTTTGCACTCTAGAATTATGGCTATTATGACAATAGCGGGCTTTTATTTCGGAGTTTTTGTCCACAGCCAGCTAAGCGGTTCGTATATACAGTCTCTCTTAAACCCTTACGCGTTCAATTATATTTTAGTTGCCGTGGCACTGGGTTCGATTTTTTTGATTCCCGGGATTAGAAGCTATTTGTTGGCGCTTCTTGGAGTAAGTATTTCTGTTTTACTGGTAGATGCAACGGCAATATTCTGGACACTTTACAAGATACCGGTATTTACGCTTCCTTTTAACATTACCGTTATAAGTTTTCTGTTTGTACTGAGGCTAGTGAGATTTAGAGAGTTTGCGTATGTTATTAAAAAGACACCGGAAAACAGTCTCAGCTATTTTCTTTTAAGTCTATTCAGATTCAAATCAAACGAAAAAAGCATATTTTTGCCTTTTTCCGGAAAATGGAGTGTATATCAGGCTTTTGATGATGTATGGACACATCAGGGAAAGTGGAAATACGCCTATGACTTTGTTATACGTGATAAAGATGGGAAAACATATAAGAATGAAGGGTTGCGACTTGATGATTATTATGCTTTCAAAAAGCCTGTATTGTCCCCTGTAAGCGGATATGTAGTTGAGGCCGCAGATGATTTTCCTGATCAGCCTATAGGAGAGGTAGACAACATAAATAACTGGGGAAACTATCTGATATTATCTACACCTTCAGGGGTTTATGTGGAAATTTCTCATCTTGCGAAAGATTCTCTCAAGGTTAAAAAAGGAGATTTTGTAGAAGCAGGACAGATAATTGGTCTTTGCGGCAACAGCGGATACTCTCCAGAACCGCATATACATATTCAGGTTCAGGAAAATATGTATCTAGGAAGCAAAACAATTCCTTTCAACTTTGTAGCTTATTTAAAAAAAGATGAGGTATGTTTTTATCAAAGACCTCTCAAAGGTGACGAGATTTCTAGTTTTGCTGCTGATAAATCTTTGGATACTAGATTTAGTTTTGTTTTGGAAAGCAGATGCAGTTATGAAGTTTTTAAAGATGAAAAAAAGATAGATGAGTTTACTTTGAGAGTGGCTATGGATAGATTTAGCGGCAGATTCTTTTTTGAAGATCCGGAAAAAAACAAGCTATTTTTTGCCAAAGAGTACGGTATTTTCTATTTTTATGATTATACTGGCAAAGATAGAAGCTATCTGAAGAAATTTTTTATGGCGATTCCAAGAATTGCTCTTATAGGAAAAGAGAGGGTTAAATGGGAAGACTTTTTGACGCCTCGTATAGTTTATGAAGGATTTAAAAAAGATTTTTTGATGTTCTTGGCTTCAATTTGTAGCAAACCTTTTCTTTATAAGGGAGTATGGGAAAAAAACGGTGATGATATAAAAGGAACAATAAATATAGGAAACAGACAAATATCAGTACTCACTGTTATAGATAAAACACACGGGTTTGATACCATAAAAGTTGAAAACTTGATTATAAGGAGAAAAAAATGA